A portion of the Adhaeribacter radiodurans genome contains these proteins:
- a CDS encoding T9SS type A sorting domain-containing protein — protein MQTPLSLFGLTQLNRAMVPDWRFISLYLLLILCFQSKTFAQNIIWNKTFGGSNQEVLSSVQRTNDGGYILGGWSGSGISGNKTVASKGANDFWVVKLKADGSKEWEKAIGSEGNDHLVSVQQTRDGGFILGGVSDGGVSGDKTEDRRGRAYTWDYWIVKLNANGSKEWDKTFGGGEGDWGDELTSLQQTSDGGYILGGWTDSGKSGDKSEGNKGVYDFWIVKIKSDGSKEWDKTIGGDNGDYLTSMQQTRDGGYILGGASGSGKSGDKTQANKSGDYWVVKLKSDGSKEWDKTIGSDNGDYLTSVQQTRDGGYLLGGYSSSGINGHKSEASKGSDDYWIVQLQADGSKVWDKTIGGKNYDQLTSLQQTSDGGYILGGYSNSKPSGDKSEERNGEEGEGYFNTSDYWVVKLNADRSKVWDKTVKGKKNSHNKLAALQQTSDGNFIVAGTSNYSSGLSDYWVVKLGDSGRNIPQAITFEPIAYKNSTDKPFALSATATSGLPVTFSVISGPATVKGNMVTITGLGEVIIKAYQAGNATYKSAEATRTFLVRDDILKSWDKTFGGTNLDQLTAMVATSDDGYLLGGFSTSGVTGNKSQANKGKKDYWLVKTNKQGQKVWDKAFGSSGSDSLTSIIATPDDGYLLGGSSNSGKSNDKSQASKGNTDYWIVKIDSQGNKLWDKTYGGNKADNLSAILATSNRQYLLGGSSNSDKSGDKSQAGKGKSDYWLVLIDELGNKIWDQTYGGDKSDNLAAIIATNNGGYLVGGSSASGKSSDKSQETRGLEDYWILRLKADGTKLWDKTYGGITEAFQVEDCFEEDPANCFYLNGRSVLTSLAATQNGGFMLGGSSNAAKGGEKSEDNLGTFLYNDYLTDYWVVKIDENGNKVWDNTYNGLSKNLPDGHYWSFFTGNSTLKTIFPTTDGNYLLAGTSDADKGVDKSQESRFEDPYSSQRDDYWVIKIDESGTKIKDWTIGGFSNDHLTAIVPVAEEGYVLGGYSVSRLGADKSENSWDISENFRESSDYWIVKIEEELPLTAQWNMRYGGSGNEGFTTIIKTADGGYLSGGYSASGVSGDKSQASQGKNDYWIVKSDKDGKKLWDKRYGGSADDYLNRIIQTKDGGYLLAGSSLSGKSGDKSEASHGDRDYWLLKIDKVGTKEWDKSYGGSGYDELKKVLQLSTGEYILAGYSNSPVSGNKTQASQGGNDFWIVKISSKGEKFWDKRYGGKEEEVLGGIVPTAEEGFLLGGSSWSGKSGNKTEASRGKSDFWLVAVDNEGQQLWDKTYGGIGEDQAFSLGKAGKDYFIAGQSDSPAGLDKIRDSQGGLDYWLLKVSSTGEKVWDKRYGGSKDDELRASIQTQDGGYLLAGKSFSNKSGNKRQDSQGSSDYWMVKADKEGQYEWSKTFGGSGAEELRAVIQTSEGGYLLGGKSDSGVSGDRTQPSQGGTDYWLVKVAPEDSPIVAEREATLVAEPIVKTELSPLTVYPNPAKDQVTIRFTLLLTQDVSLKVYNNQGQEVSTIFQGEVPANQTYTCKWNAGTHSAGIYILRLQTKEQDSHRKIMLVR, from the coding sequence ATGCAAACACCTTTATCTCTTTTTGGCCTAACTCAACTAAATCGGGCTATGGTGCCTGATTGGCGATTTATTAGCCTTTATCTATTATTAATTCTGTGCTTTCAATCTAAAACCTTTGCCCAAAATATAATCTGGAATAAAACTTTTGGCGGTAGTAATCAGGAAGTGCTAAGCTCAGTACAACGGACGAATGATGGAGGCTACATTCTGGGAGGTTGGTCCGGTTCCGGAATCAGCGGTAATAAAACGGTAGCTTCGAAAGGAGCGAATGATTTCTGGGTAGTAAAGCTTAAGGCGGATGGCAGCAAAGAATGGGAAAAAGCCATTGGCAGTGAGGGAAATGATCACCTGGTTTCGGTACAACAGACCCGTGATGGCGGCTTCATTCTAGGTGGTGTTTCTGACGGCGGAGTATCCGGTGATAAAACGGAAGATCGTAGAGGTAGAGCCTATACCTGGGATTATTGGATAGTAAAATTAAATGCCAATGGCAGCAAAGAATGGGATAAAACTTTTGGTGGCGGGGAGGGAGATTGGGGAGATGAATTAACTTCCCTTCAGCAAACCAGTGATGGTGGGTATATTCTGGGAGGATGGACGGATTCTGGCAAATCAGGAGATAAATCCGAAGGGAATAAAGGCGTCTACGATTTTTGGATAGTAAAAATAAAGTCCGATGGCAGCAAAGAATGGGATAAAACGATTGGGGGTGATAATGGGGATTATTTAACCTCAATGCAGCAAACCCGTGATGGCGGGTATATTCTGGGAGGCGCATCTGGTTCCGGAAAAAGCGGTGATAAAACTCAAGCCAATAAAAGCGGAGATTATTGGGTAGTAAAGCTGAAGTCCGATGGCAGCAAAGAATGGGATAAAACGATTGGGAGTGATAATGGGGATTATTTAACCTCGGTGCAGCAAACCCGTGATGGCGGGTATCTGCTAGGTGGATATTCTTCTTCTGGTATTAATGGCCATAAATCAGAAGCTTCAAAAGGCAGTGATGATTATTGGATTGTGCAGCTGCAGGCCGATGGCAGCAAAGTTTGGGATAAAACCATTGGTGGAAAGAATTACGATCAATTAACTTCCCTTCAGCAAACCAGTGATGGCGGGTATATTCTAGGTGGATATTCTAATTCTAAGCCGAGTGGGGATAAATCTGAAGAGAGAAATGGAGAGGAAGGGGAAGGCTACTTTAACACTTCAGATTATTGGGTAGTAAAGTTAAATGCCGACAGAAGTAAAGTTTGGGACAAAACCGTAAAAGGTAAAAAAAATAGTCATAACAAGCTGGCTGCTCTTCAACAAACAAGTGATGGGAATTTTATAGTGGCTGGCACTTCTAATTACAGCTCAGGTCTCAGTGATTACTGGGTAGTGAAATTGGGTGATAGTGGCCGGAACATTCCCCAAGCTATTACTTTTGAGCCCATTGCTTATAAAAATAGTACGGATAAACCTTTTGCTCTTTCTGCTACAGCTACTTCCGGGTTGCCCGTAACTTTTAGCGTGATATCCGGCCCGGCAACCGTAAAGGGTAATATGGTAACCATAACGGGTTTAGGCGAAGTAATTATTAAAGCGTATCAGGCGGGCAATGCTACCTACAAGTCGGCTGAAGCCACCCGCACTTTTCTGGTACGAGATGACATTCTGAAATCCTGGGATAAAACCTTCGGGGGCACTAATCTGGATCAACTTACGGCTATGGTGGCTACTTCCGATGATGGCTATTTGCTGGGCGGTTTTTCAACTTCCGGTGTTACTGGTAACAAGAGCCAAGCCAATAAAGGAAAAAAAGATTACTGGCTGGTAAAAACAAATAAACAAGGGCAAAAAGTCTGGGATAAAGCTTTTGGTAGCAGTGGGTCGGATAGCCTTACTTCCATAATTGCCACTCCCGATGATGGGTATTTGCTGGGGGGATCTTCCAATTCTGGTAAGAGCAATGATAAAAGTCAGGCTAGTAAAGGGAATACCGATTACTGGATAGTAAAAATAGATAGCCAGGGTAACAAACTCTGGGATAAAACTTATGGGGGTAATAAGGCCGATAATCTATCCGCTATTTTGGCTACCAGCAATAGGCAATACCTATTAGGTGGCTCTTCTAATTCTGATAAAAGCGGGGATAAAAGCCAGGCAGGGAAGGGCAAAAGTGATTACTGGTTAGTTCTGATAGATGAATTGGGCAACAAAATTTGGGACCAAACCTACGGGGGTGATAAATCCGATAATTTAGCGGCTATCATAGCTACGAACAATGGCGGCTATCTGGTAGGTGGTTCTTCTGCTTCGGGAAAGAGTAGTGATAAAAGCCAGGAAACCCGTGGATTGGAAGATTATTGGATTTTACGCTTAAAAGCCGATGGTACCAAGTTGTGGGATAAAACCTATGGCGGTATTACAGAAGCTTTCCAAGTTGAAGATTGTTTTGAAGAAGATCCAGCTAATTGTTTTTACCTGAACGGGCGGTCGGTTCTGACTTCCCTGGCCGCAACCCAGAATGGGGGCTTTATGCTGGGGGGTTCCTCCAACGCAGCTAAAGGAGGGGAAAAAAGTGAAGACAATTTAGGTACCTTTTTGTACAATGATTATTTAACCGATTACTGGGTGGTAAAAATTGATGAAAACGGAAATAAGGTATGGGATAATACGTACAATGGTTTAAGTAAAAATCTTCCCGATGGACATTATTGGTCTTTTTTTACTGGAAATTCTACCCTGAAAACTATTTTTCCTACTACTGATGGCAATTATTTACTGGCTGGTACTTCGGATGCAGATAAAGGAGTGGATAAAAGCCAGGAAAGTAGATTTGAAGATCCTTACTCTTCGCAAAGAGATGATTATTGGGTAATAAAAATTGATGAAAGCGGCACTAAGATAAAGGACTGGACTATTGGCGGTTTTAGTAATGATCATCTCACTGCTATTGTGCCGGTTGCTGAAGAAGGCTATGTGTTGGGTGGCTATTCCGTTTCTCGATTAGGCGCTGATAAAAGTGAAAACTCTTGGGATATAAGTGAAAACTTTAGAGAAAGTTCAGACTACTGGATTGTAAAAATAGAAGAAGAGCTACCTCTTACTGCCCAGTGGAATATGCGTTACGGTGGTTCCGGAAACGAAGGCTTTACTACTATAATTAAAACAGCAGATGGAGGTTATTTATCAGGCGGCTATTCCGCTTCAGGCGTAAGTGGCGATAAAAGCCAAGCTAGCCAAGGTAAGAACGACTACTGGATTGTAAAATCCGACAAGGACGGCAAGAAGCTATGGGATAAACGCTATGGTGGTTCTGCGGATGATTATCTAAACCGGATCATCCAGACGAAAGATGGCGGCTATTTACTGGCGGGAAGTTCTTTGTCGGGCAAGAGCGGGGACAAGTCCGAAGCAAGTCACGGAGATCGGGATTACTGGCTCCTCAAGATTGATAAAGTGGGCACGAAAGAGTGGGACAAGAGCTATGGCGGAAGTGGTTATGATGAATTGAAGAAAGTCTTACAGCTAAGTACGGGAGAATATATTTTAGCAGGGTACAGTAACTCGCCGGTAAGTGGAAATAAAACGCAGGCGAGTCAAGGAGGCAATGACTTCTGGATAGTGAAAATTAGTAGTAAGGGAGAGAAATTCTGGGATAAGCGGTATGGTGGTAAGGAAGAAGAAGTATTAGGTGGCATTGTACCAACAGCAGAAGAAGGTTTCTTACTGGGCGGTAGTTCCTGGTCGGGTAAAAGCGGCAATAAGACAGAAGCAAGTAGAGGTAAGAGTGACTTCTGGTTAGTAGCAGTAGATAATGAAGGCCAGCAACTCTGGGATAAGACTTACGGGGGAATAGGTGAAGATCAAGCCTTCTCTCTAGGCAAAGCAGGTAAGGATTACTTTATTGCTGGACAAAGTGATTCACCAGCAGGATTAGATAAAATCAGAGATAGTCAGGGTGGCTTAGATTACTGGCTCTTGAAAGTTAGTAGTACGGGCGAGAAGGTGTGGGATAAGCGGTATGGTGGCAGTAAAGATGATGAACTACGTGCCAGTATTCAAACCCAGGATGGCGGGTATCTGTTAGCAGGTAAGTCTTTCTCCAACAAGAGTGGCAACAAGCGGCAAGATAGTCAGGGATCAAGTGATTACTGGATGGTGAAAGCCGATAAGGAAGGCCAGTATGAGTGGAGTAAAACTTTTGGCGGTAGCGGAGCCGAAGAACTAAGAGCCGTTATTCAGACGAGTGAAGGAGGGTACTTGTTAGGTGGAAAGTCGGATTCAGGAGTAAGCGGCGACAGAACCCAGCCGAGCCAAGGAGGAACCGATTACTGGTTGGTGAAGGTTGCTCCCGAAGATAGTCCGATAGTAGCGGAAAGGGAAGCCACCTTGGTAGCAGAGCCAATAGTTAAAACCGAATTAAGTCCATTAACGGTTTACCCCAATCCAGCCAAAGATCAGGTAACTATTCGTTTTACTTTGCTGCTAACACAAGATGTTAGCTTAAAGGTGTATAATAATCAGGGGCAAGAAGTATCTACTATATTTCAGGGAGAAGTGCCGGCCAATCAAACCTATACTTGTAAATGGAACGCTGGTACTCACTCAGCTGGTATTTACATCTTGCGATTACAAACCAAAGAACAGGATAGCCACCGGAAAATAATGCTCGTCCGTTAA
- a CDS encoding LuxR C-terminal-related transcriptional regulator yields MQNLALDLKKALKLDQHPFLVSDNQYQQQLANHPLVKNLWTIGHFFVIVSNLSTWHMGLVHGDCEEVSGYSAAEILAQDAEFSMQFGLPEDTKFNILVTQLGMQYFKSRPVEERELIFFVYFYRARRKDGKIITVQHQCIPLYFDEDKIPFVFSNIYTDISYLGVTQVPQALQMNRYTQEIFHINPQSLQFNKSEEVFSARERDIIKLLLKGYSSRLIAESLCISQETVRTHRKNILKKAGLNSTVELTGYVLTHGVL; encoded by the coding sequence ATGCAAAACTTGGCACTAGACCTTAAAAAAGCATTGAAACTTGACCAGCATCCTTTTCTGGTCTCAGATAATCAATACCAGCAACAATTAGCCAATCATCCTTTAGTAAAAAATTTATGGACCATTGGCCATTTCTTTGTTATTGTGTCTAATCTAAGTACTTGGCACATGGGTTTGGTACACGGCGATTGCGAAGAGGTGAGCGGTTACTCGGCAGCCGAAATATTAGCTCAGGATGCCGAGTTCTCGATGCAATTTGGTTTGCCGGAAGATACTAAGTTTAACATATTGGTAACCCAATTAGGCATGCAGTATTTTAAAAGCCGGCCGGTAGAAGAAAGAGAGCTGATCTTTTTCGTTTACTTTTACCGGGCCCGAAGAAAAGATGGCAAAATAATTACGGTTCAACATCAGTGCATTCCGCTGTACTTTGATGAAGATAAAATTCCTTTTGTTTTCTCCAACATCTATACCGACATCTCTTACTTGGGGGTTACCCAAGTACCACAAGCTTTGCAAATGAACCGTTATACGCAGGAGATTTTTCATATCAACCCGCAAAGTCTGCAGTTCAATAAATCAGAAGAAGTATTCAGTGCCCGGGAGCGGGACATTATAAAGCTCTTGTTAAAAGGGTATAGCAGCCGCCTTATTGCCGAAAGCTTATGTATCAGCCAGGAAACAGTAAGAACTCACCGCAAAAATATATTAAAAAAGGCAGGTCTTAATAGCACCGTTGAATTAACAGGTTATGTTCTTACCCATGGTGTTCTTTAA
- a CDS encoding T9SS type A sorting domain-containing protein has protein sequence MKKPLSNFSRVSLTPVLAPRWRGFSVILLLLLTLPVLTFAQNKIWDKTIGSSDWDVLSSIQQTQDGGYILGGYSGSNISEDKSQNSRGGDDFWVVKLNASGAKVWDRTLGGTSDDFLTSIQQTSDGGYILGGRSQSGIGGNKSQASKGEWDYWVVKLAANGTKAWDKTLGGSGNDYLYSVRQTSDGGYILGGWSDSGIGGNKTQANKGESDYWVVKLNANGSQLWDKTFGGNQADELAALEQTNDGGYILGGFSSSGISGDKSQNSRGFKDYWVIKISANGNKSWDRTYGGASDDNLTSLHQTNDGGYILGGSSYSEISGEKSQANKGDTDYWVIKIGANGTKAWDKTYGGNQADDLAALQQTSDGGYVLGGTSRSGLSGDKSQTSKGIEDFWVVKLKANGSKFWERTLGGSPNPNPLASLQQTSDGNYILGGSSINDASGDKSEDSKGSNDYWIVKLDNSNTNISQTINFKPIPYKSLGDAPFALSATATSGLPVSFSVVSGPATINNNMVTVTGLGEVTIKAYQAGNANYLPAEATRTFLVRNDIQKPWDKTFGGTNLDKLTAMVATEDGGYLLGGSSLSGISGNKTQANRGREDYWLVKTDKQGKKLWDNSYGGKGVDNLTSILATPDGGYLLGGSSASGISGDRSQVNRGGTDYWVVKIDSEGNKLWDKAYGGNMADNLTVLLATADGNYLLGGASTSGVTGDKSQASKGDTDYWVIKINEDGDKLWDRSYGGNKADELAAIVASDNGGYLLGGSSASGISGNKSQTARAKKDYWVVRIQENGAKIWDKTFGGSLDAFEQGGCDPSTGEDCNFYFGESILSSLVATPDGGFLLGGSSNANQGAEKSEDNLGGDEYSYFIKSYWVVMIDQDGQKVWDKTYQGISDAPSDGQGWFFVTGNSILNKIVPMADGDYLLAGTSNGSKGASKSEDPRFEDPESPARDDYWVIKIDGEGTKKWDRVVGGFSNDFLADIVPAGEGEYVLGGSSASGIGADKSQANWDPSGNYYQRSDYWIVKIKVEEQPLSAQWNNRYGGAGNDAFTVVIKTADGGYLSGGYTNSGISGDKSQSSRGLNDYWIVKSNAAGKKLWDKRFGGTGDDYLNTIIQTSDGGFLLGGSSLSEVSGDKTQASRGNRDFWIVKISSTGIKQWDKRYGGSGYDELKKVLQLSNDEYVLAGLSNSPVSGDKTQASRGGQDFWVVKISGNGTKIWDKRYGGSLNENLEGLALTLDGGYLLGGSSYSGISGDKTQNSRGGSDYWVIRVNSAGTKVWDKRFGGSGEDNLMDLGSTGTNTGNFFIAGHSTSGAEGDRSQNSQGGKDFWMLKINASGDKLFDKRFGGSSDEGLRTILLTSDGGYLLAGRSESDQSGDKTQGNQGSSDYWIVKTTSTGEMLWDKRFGGNGYDEIRTAAQTEDGGFILGGRSDSDASGDRTQPSQGGYDYWLVKVAPQNSPIIAERQVAPVVPATVQEATLDLLKAYPNPFREKVKVNFTLPQTQPASVKVYDNQGREITTLFQGEAKADQKYEVEWQASNKAAGMYFLQLQTPTTRQQQKILLTK, from the coding sequence ATGAAAAAACCTTTATCTAATTTCAGCAGGGTTTCATTAACCCCGGTATTAGCGCCCAGGTGGCGTGGCTTCTCCGTTATATTGTTACTTCTTTTAACGCTTCCGGTTCTCACTTTTGCCCAAAATAAAATTTGGGATAAAACTATTGGCAGCAGCGATTGGGATGTATTAAGTAGTATCCAACAAACCCAGGACGGGGGTTATATTCTCGGTGGCTACTCCGGTTCCAATATCAGTGAGGATAAATCTCAAAATAGTAGAGGCGGTGATGACTTTTGGGTAGTAAAATTAAATGCAAGTGGCGCTAAAGTTTGGGACAGAACCTTGGGTGGTACTTCCGATGATTTCTTAACTTCCATACAGCAAACCAGCGACGGCGGCTATATTCTGGGCGGCAGATCACAGTCGGGTATAGGAGGCAATAAATCACAAGCTAGTAAAGGCGAATGGGATTATTGGGTAGTAAAATTAGCCGCTAATGGTACCAAAGCCTGGGATAAAACTTTAGGCGGCAGCGGAAACGACTATTTGTATTCAGTGCGTCAAACCAGCGATGGCGGTTATATTTTAGGAGGTTGGTCAGACTCGGGTATTGGTGGCAATAAAACCCAGGCCAATAAAGGCGAATCGGACTACTGGGTTGTAAAATTAAATGCTAATGGTAGCCAGCTTTGGGATAAAACTTTTGGTGGTAACCAGGCCGATGAATTAGCGGCCTTGGAGCAGACCAATGATGGTGGCTATATTCTGGGTGGTTTTTCTTCTTCTGGTATAAGTGGCGATAAATCGCAAAATTCCCGAGGCTTTAAAGATTACTGGGTTATCAAAATTTCCGCTAATGGTAATAAATCCTGGGATAGAACCTATGGTGGTGCTTCCGATGATAATTTAACTTCTTTGCACCAAACCAACGATGGCGGCTATATTCTAGGGGGATCTTCTTACTCCGAAATAAGCGGTGAAAAATCTCAAGCCAATAAAGGAGATACAGATTATTGGGTAATAAAAATAGGTGCTAATGGTACGAAAGCTTGGGATAAAACCTACGGCGGAAACCAAGCCGATGATTTAGCAGCTTTGCAGCAAACCTCAGATGGGGGCTATGTTCTGGGCGGTACTTCCCGTTCAGGTCTTAGCGGCGATAAATCCCAGACAAGTAAAGGTATAGAAGATTTTTGGGTAGTTAAACTGAAAGCCAATGGCAGTAAATTCTGGGAAAGAACCCTTGGTGGATCTCCCAATCCTAATCCTTTAGCTTCTCTGCAACAAACCAGCGATGGTAATTACATTCTGGGTGGTTCTTCTATTAATGATGCTTCCGGCGATAAATCCGAAGATTCTAAAGGCTCTAATGATTATTGGATCGTAAAACTGGATAACAGTAATACCAATATTAGCCAAACCATCAATTTCAAACCTATTCCTTATAAAAGTTTAGGCGATGCGCCATTTGCTCTATCTGCCACCGCCACTTCCGGGTTGCCTGTCTCTTTTAGTGTAGTATCTGGCCCGGCAACTATAAACAACAATATGGTTACGGTAACAGGTTTAGGCGAAGTAACCATTAAAGCTTATCAGGCCGGGAATGCAAATTATCTACCCGCCGAAGCCACCCGTACTTTTTTAGTTCGCAACGATATTCAAAAACCCTGGGATAAAACCTTTGGGGGTACTAATCTGGACAAGCTTACTGCTATGGTGGCTACGGAGGATGGCGGCTATTTGCTAGGAGGTTCTTCATTATCCGGCATCAGCGGCAATAAAACTCAGGCCAACAGAGGAAGAGAAGACTACTGGTTGGTAAAAACCGATAAACAAGGCAAAAAACTTTGGGACAATTCTTACGGCGGCAAAGGAGTCGATAATCTTACTTCTATTTTAGCTACTCCCGATGGGGGATATTTACTGGGCGGTTCTTCAGCTTCGGGTATTTCTGGAGATAGAAGTCAGGTAAACCGGGGAGGAACCGATTATTGGGTTGTAAAAATAGATAGCGAAGGAAACAAGCTTTGGGATAAAGCTTACGGCGGCAATATGGCCGATAATTTAACCGTGTTGCTGGCTACTGCCGATGGAAATTATTTGTTGGGTGGCGCCTCGACCTCGGGTGTTACCGGCGATAAAAGCCAGGCCAGTAAAGGCGATACCGACTATTGGGTAATAAAAATAAACGAAGACGGTGACAAGCTTTGGGATAGATCTTACGGTGGCAATAAAGCAGACGAGTTAGCGGCTATTGTCGCTTCAGATAATGGCGGTTATTTACTGGGTGGTTCTTCGGCTTCGGGCATTAGCGGCAATAAGAGCCAAACCGCCCGTGCCAAAAAAGATTACTGGGTAGTACGTATTCAGGAAAACGGCGCTAAAATCTGGGATAAAACTTTTGGCGGTTCTCTGGATGCTTTTGAGCAAGGCGGCTGCGACCCCTCCACCGGAGAAGATTGCAATTTCTACTTCGGGGAATCTATTCTATCGTCTCTAGTAGCTACTCCGGATGGTGGCTTTTTGCTGGGCGGCTCTTCCAACGCCAATCAAGGTGCTGAGAAAAGTGAAGATAACCTGGGCGGCGACGAATATTCTTACTTTATAAAAAGCTATTGGGTAGTAATGATAGATCAGGATGGCCAAAAAGTATGGGATAAAACTTATCAGGGCATCTCAGATGCCCCATCCGATGGCCAGGGCTGGTTCTTTGTAACCGGAAATTCTATCCTGAACAAGATTGTTCCAATGGCTGATGGGGATTATTTACTGGCGGGTACTTCTAATGGCAGTAAAGGAGCTAGCAAAAGTGAAGATCCCCGGTTTGAAGATCCGGAATCGCCGGCACGGGATGATTATTGGGTAATAAAAATAGACGGAGAAGGTACTAAAAAGTGGGACCGTGTTGTAGGAGGTTTCAGCAATGACTTTTTAGCAGATATTGTTCCGGCAGGTGAGGGCGAATATGTGTTGGGTGGTTCTTCGGCTTCGGGCATAGGCGCAGATAAGAGTCAAGCAAACTGGGACCCGAGCGGCAATTATTATCAAAGATCTGACTACTGGATCGTAAAAATAAAAGTAGAAGAACAACCGCTTTCGGCTCAATGGAATAATCGTTACGGCGGTGCGGGTAACGATGCCTTTACGGTAGTTATTAAAACCGCTGATGGCGGATACCTGTCAGGTGGCTATACCAATTCCGGCATAAGTGGCGATAAAAGCCAAAGCAGCCGCGGCCTGAATGATTACTGGATTGTGAAATCTAATGCTGCAGGGAAAAAGCTCTGGGACAAACGTTTTGGTGGTACCGGTGATGATTATCTGAACACCATTATTCAAACTTCTGATGGCGGCTTTTTACTCGGGGGTAGCTCGCTTTCGGAAGTGAGTGGCGATAAAACGCAAGCCAGCCGCGGTAACCGCGATTTCTGGATCGTGAAAATTAGTAGCACGGGCATTAAGCAATGGGATAAACGCTACGGCGGCAGTGGCTATGATGAACTCAAGAAAGTACTCCAACTCTCAAACGACGAATACGTGCTGGCAGGCTTGAGCAACTCCCCGGTAAGCGGCGATAAAACCCAGGCTAGCCGGGGCGGACAAGACTTCTGGGTGGTAAAAATCTCGGGTAACGGTACTAAGATTTGGGATAAACGTTACGGCGGTTCCTTAAACGAGAACCTGGAAGGTTTAGCCTTAACCCTGGACGGCGGGTATTTACTGGGCGGCAGTTCGTACTCGGGTATTAGCGGCGACAAAACGCAGAACAGCCGGGGCGGCAGCGATTATTGGGTAATCCGGGTAAATAGCGCGGGCACAAAGGTGTGGGACAAACGTTTTGGCGGAAGTGGCGAAGACAACCTAATGGACTTGGGTAGTACGGGCACGAACACGGGTAACTTCTTTATTGCCGGGCACAGTACCTCCGGCGCCGAAGGAGATCGCAGCCAAAATAGCCAGGGTGGCAAAGATTTCTGGATGCTTAAAATAAACGCTAGTGGCGACAAATTATTCGATAAGCGCTTTGGCGGCAGCAGTGATGAAGGGCTGCGCACAATCTTGCTGACCAGTGATGGCGGCTACTTACTGGCGGGCCGTTCCGAGTCGGACCAAAGTGGGGATAAGACTCAAGGCAACCAGGGTTCGAGTGATTACTGGATCGTAAAAACTACCAGCACCGGCGAAATGCTCTGGGACAAACGCTTTGGTGGCAATGGCTACGACGAAATCCGGACGGCGGCCCAAACGGAAGATGGTGGTTTTATCTTGGGAGGAAGGTCAGATTCCGACGCGAGTGGCGATAGAACGCAGCCCAGCCAGGGTGGGTACGATTACTGGTTAGTGAAAGTAGCTCCGCAAAACAGCCCAATAATAGCTGAAAGACAAGTTGCTCCGGTAGTACCCGCTACGGTGCAGGAGGCTACACTTGACCTGCTGAAAGCGTATCCTAATCCTTTCCGGGAAAAAGTAAAAGTAAACTTTACTTTACCGCAAACGCAACCAGCCAGTGTAAAGGTGTACGACAATCAAGGTAGAGAAATAACTACCTTGTTCCAGGGCGAAGCCAAAGCTGATCAGAAGTATGAAGTAGAATGGCAAGCCAGTAATAAAGCAGCCGGAATGTACTTCTTACAACTGCAAACTCCTACTACTCGTCAGCAACAAAAAATACTCCTGACGAAGTAA